The DNA region ATGCTGAATAGATGTCATAATTATGCGGTGCATAACTGTAGCTCTTCACTACATGTTCATGTCACCAGAACAACTGTCTGCCTGGCGTGTAGAACTATCATTAAAAGTAGAGTAAGAGTATTAATCAATAATCTCCAATTTATGTTGTTAAATATTTATCCGTTTAGTTTCCCTTTATGCATTCATATTAGTTACGACCTAGAAGTTGACCCTTGTTGCTTTAATTTTATCTTGGCCTACACAAAGTTGGAGTGAATGGCCTCTCACTAATTTTATTTGCAATTTTTCTGCAGGAGTCTAGATGATGTTAGAATGAACCTTGAAGTTCTGAAGTACTGTGCTACAGTGTTGTTCCTGGTATGTTTGTATTCATTTATTTTCCCATAACTGGTTAATTTCATCAGCTGGGCTGTTCCAGTCACATTAATCTGTGTTTCTTTGCCTGAAGCATTTCTGGTATTTTCTCCCCTACTGGTTTCCCATGTAGCCATCTGGAATAGCTCAGTACCTCAATGGCTCAATGGGCAAGTCAAGTTTTGCTATTGGGAGATAGGCCCTACGTGTCAATAATTTCATATGGAAATTTGTAGCTCTTTTCTTATTTTTAGTTATATATGCACTCTGTTCTATTTGTTGCAGTTGCCGCGGTTTTTTGCAAATAAATTTACAATCGAACTAGGTCTATGTAATTGATGCAACGACTCACATTCTTTTTAACTACTTCAGTTACTATAGAAATAATTCTGTGAAAAGAGAGCGAATCATCATGTTGTTGTGGGATATTTATAGCTATTTTTTTTATTCACTGTCGGAGATAATCTGTTGGCTAAATTCCAATGTTATTCTGGCAGGAGGCAAGTCTTCCAGAGGTGCTTACTGTTGAGAACCTTGTTGAGCGTGCAATAACAAGGAGCCAAGCTAATGGCTCTGCTTCTCCTGAGGCGCCAAAACCCGAAGCAAACTCTTCAACTGATTCTTCAAAACGGCAGCGCACAGTTTGTCCAGCTGACGGTGTGTTACCTGAGGGAGGTAATCAAGGAACAGGTGATCCTTCAACAAGCAGGGAATCTGTTGCGTTGGTATCCCACATGGAGGAAATGAAGTTAGATACCACCACACAGATGGATGCAAGTTCCAGTGGCTATTCTGGGTTTCTTGAGCCAGATGATATTTCAACTGAGTATATCAAAATCTCAGTTGCTCCATTGCACCAATTTGGTCGGAGGTCATCCGTCCAGCACAAAGGCAGCCCACTACAGCTGTGTTCCGCAGGCTTGAAAGTCCAGTTTGGGGTTAATACAAGGTTTCTAGACAATGCAGGCCAACCGAAGTTAAACATAGTTGTAGACATCCCTGAGAATCTCAGTAAGGTTCTTGAGTTTTGTGATGATCTTGCTCGGAGGTCATCTCAGGAATCAGGCAGCACCTCTGAATGGAGACCCCTGGTTAAGAAGTATGGATATGTTAATGGCCCAACTGTCCGCCTAAAGTGAGTTCTGTTCCCCCTTTCATTTTGTGTTCTTGAGGCGCTTTATGATTTTCAGAGTTCTAACAATGGCCTTACCCTGCAGCATCCCTACTACTGTCAGCGGCGACTCTGCAATCTACTCAACAGATATATGCCAGAAAGAGCCCAGTGGTAACATTCAGAAGCTTGTTTTTAGCAATGTAGATGCCACAGAACTGGATTCTCTGTTTGTCCGAGGGAGCAAGGTGGACGCCTTCTTTTCTCTGGAAGTATACGACTACCAGCAAAACGCTGGGATAAGGTTGGTTGCAAAGAGGTTGGTTGTACACTCCAATTAGCAACCGGTtttagggtgcgtttggttgggctgtgagctgtgaaaaagctacTGTGACCTGGCAGCTGTGAAAAAACTGAAAGTCGTTTGGTTCAACCTGCTGTGAAATTGTATGTTTGCTGTAAATTGTCTATAATGCCCCTTGAGGCTCTGATATACTGTTTGTATGCAAAATAATTATAATGATGAGATTTTTGCATTAATATGACATAATTTAATATTAAAGATATGATTCATTTTGCAATGTCATGAAATTGTTCATCTCATCAAAAGAGTTATCATCTAGATAACTATCTTATGCCGCCGGGAGGAGGTGGGCCACCGGAGCAGGAGGGGcgccgggaggaggagggccgccggggaggagcgcg from Panicum hallii strain FIL2 chromosome 9, PHallii_v3.1, whole genome shotgun sequence includes:
- the LOC112876086 gene encoding protein NEN1, whose product is MATASDSPASALATDPAGATAALEGDALRGSGSPEIAFFDVETSVPQRAGQGYALLEFGAILVCPRRLVVVASYATLVRPADPASAVSAASVRCNGITRDAVSGAPPFCDVADAVYDLLNGRVWAGHNIVRFDSARIREAFAEIGRPPPEPKGLIDTLPLLTQRFGRRAGDMKMASLANYFGLGKQRHRSLDDVRMNLEVLKYCATVLFLEASLPEVLTVENLVERAITRSQANGSASPEAPKPEANSSTDSSKRQRTVCPADGVLPEGGNQGTGDPSTSRESVALVSHMEEMKLDTTTQMDASSSGYSGFLEPDDISTEYIKISVAPLHQFGRRSSVQHKGSPLQLCSAGLKVQFGVNTRFLDNAGQPKLNIVVDIPENLSKVLEFCDDLARRSSQESGSTSEWRPLVKKYGYVNGPTVRLNIPTTVSGDSAIYSTDICQKEPSGNIQKLVFSNVDATELDSLFVRGSKVDAFFSLEVYDYQQNAGIRLVAKRLVVHSN